Genomic DNA from Brevinematales bacterium:
CGCCTGATCGATTACATTGACCAGAGTTTTTCCTTTACGTTCGGAGAATTTTACCACACCGTCTTTAATGGCGAAAATGGTATAATCCTTCCCAAGGCCTACGCCGGCGCCGGGATGGTACTTAGTGCCGCACTGGCGGATAATAATATTTCCGGAGATAACTTTCTCGCCGCCGAATACCTTAACACCTAAACGCTGGGCTGCGCTGTCGCGGCCGTTTCTCGCGGACCCGCCCGCTTTTTTATGAGCCATCTTTTTCCTCCATCCTGAGTTTTATCAGGGATTCGTACTGACGCTGTAACGGTACCAGACTTACATACAAGCCCCGGAAAAACAGACTGTTCTTTTCATTTCTGTCGACTTTCGCCTCGAAAAAACCGTCCTTCCGGCTCGCCTCGCAATGCCCCTCTCCGAGTTCGTAGCAGGTCAGATACCAG
This window encodes:
- the rpmA gene encoding 50S ribosomal protein L27, producing MAHKKAGGSARNGRDSAAQRLGVKVFGGEKVISGNIIIRQCGTKYHPGAGVGLGKDYTIFAIKDGVVKFSERKGKTLVNVIDQA
- a CDS encoding ribosomal-processing cysteine protease Prp, producing the protein MIDLFLEIRRECLFVRAQGHSLFDKKGKDLVCCAVSTLIESWYLTCYELGEGHCEASRKDGFFEAKVDRNEKNSLFFRGLYVSLVPLQRQYESLIKLRMEEKDGS